In Zygosaccharomyces rouxii strain CBS732 chromosome A complete sequence, the genomic window CACCCTTCTCTCTATATGTCCAATCTTTCATAGATCCTGGGTACAGAGATACTTCACTATATCCAGCCTCCAAGGCAACTTTCAAGGCTTCAGAGGCTCTTCTGCCTGATGCACATAAAAGAACCAATTCCTTGTCATATTCAGGCTTTCTAGTTTTGAAAGTGTTGAAGAAAGTCTCAGAATCCATCGCCAATCCATTTGGGTAGGATCTGTAGGAAACATTGATCGACGTAGGGATGTTGGtctcttgaaattcttcaggTTCCCTCACATCGATGAGAACTACTCGAGAGTTGGGATTTTGTGATAAGAATTTGATATGCTCGTATTCATATATCTTATGGGTCATTGATCCTACTTTTAACACCACTACTCCTACgtttttttcaatcaagAAGACCGTTTATCAATCTTTAAAACATGTATCCTAAACAATATGAACAAAACCTAATCATACAAGATATCAACATTACAAAACTCTTGAATCTCCTACGAATCTCATCGATCCTGATCCCCCTGT contains:
- a CDS encoding uncharacterized protein (weakly similar to uniprot|Q12305 Saccharomyces cerevisiae YOR285W Hypothetical ORF); its protein translation is MTHKIYEYEHIKFLSQNPNSRVVLIDVREPEEFQETNIPTSINVSYRSYPNGLAMDSETFFNTFKTRKPEYDKELVLLCASGRRASEALKVALEAGYSEVSLYPGSMKDWTYREKGGSTTLACPI